A segment of the Triticum urartu cultivar G1812 chromosome 1, Tu2.1, whole genome shotgun sequence genome:
TAGCGTAATGTTGGATCGATAACATCATAGGTGTGCTTACCCAAAGACTTGACATAACCTTCAAGAGAGTATCGTTCGCAAAGCTCGTCAACCTTCTCCATATAGCCAGCTTCCATAGCAAGATATACCTGTGCACAACATAACAATACAATCAATTCCTTTTATGATACGCAAAGGTTGCCAGCAAAAGATGTATTCCATTCCATCTAAAGTGTgtagtttcaaaaaaaaagtaGACAAGCAACAGCTTCAAACATCATACTATTCACCTccccgtcccccccccccccccacacacacacacacacaaaacagAAAAACCATTCTCCCACCCACTTCATCCCATGAACAAAAGGTAACGGTGTATAGGAAGCAATGTCTTAATAAAATGAATCCTAATTTCTATTGATCCAAATAGAATAATGATCTAGGGCATGTATAAACAGCAAACACGTCTAAAAAGTTGATTGTGGTAAGATGGATGCAAGTTACCAGGTATTCCATCAGCTTTGTATCCTTCTTGGCACGGACTTCTGCAACATCCCAGCACCCTTTCTCTGCCAGCTTCTTTAGCGAACTGCAAATACAAAAGATCTCATAAAAATTCCAAATAACCCTAAACAAATATCCTTTAATCACTTCCCATTGAGCAACAGGAAAGTCACCTCTCTTTATACAAGTAATTAACATCCGGAAACTCTTCTGCAAGGTCATATTGTTTCACCAGCTCATTGGCGCTCTTTAGCATTTTAACATCTAGATACTTTTGAATTATCAAAATTATCATTTCTTTCCCCATGAAAGCTGCCCACTCCTCTGCTGCCTTGTATTGCTTACTTCCAATCAGTTTTATGAGAAATGACTCATCACAGCATTGGATGGAGAAGCGTGTCATCAGGGCCACAGCAGTCACATATGATTCTGATTTCATAAAGTACTGTACATGCTGTTTAAGATGTTCTCTTGCTGCCGCTAGATCTTCATCACCCAACTCTGAACCACAGAAAGCATGGGCCATATCTTTCAACTCGATATCGAATGTCTCAAGGAGCTTTACCAGTATGCGTTCTTCATGGGGTACAACAGAAGCAAGGATATCGAGAACAAGCCGTGCAGCAAGACACTTTGCATCAATAAAATCCTTCTGTACTGACTCCACGGATTTCAAATGCCTTAGAGAAGATATCAACATATGGCTGAACCCTTCAGCATGACTTTGGCCCAACAAAGGTATAATGTACATGCATTGGACAATGTATGTGAATGGGCCTGGTTGAGGATCATTATTTAATGCCCTTTTAACCTGCTGCTGAAGGATCCTGAACTTTGCAGTTGCTTTGTGGGTTCCTAAATTAAAGCTTACAAAAGGTCAGAGCTATGAAAAGCATAACAAATAACATAAAGGAGAAGATCAAGAATCAAATAGACATGAAAGAACAAGGCAATAGCACATCTGTGATGGAGTAGATAACTACAGAATTCAGCTACTCATAAATACAAAGAGTTTGGAAAGCAAAGGATTCAAGGCCGTGCGCTATATTATGATGGCAAAGTTTAACTCATCCCAATTACAGATTGCACAGGGGCTATACTTTCTAAGACAAGTTTTGTTTGTTTTGGAAGGTTCTATTATCATAGTTCACAGAACAAGTTGTGGCAGGGCTTAGAAAAAAACATTTCAACAAATAAATAATGAATACCAAGTTACAGAAGCATCACATTCATGGAAATTTAAGGATAACATAAAGGAAATAAGTATACCATAGAAGTAGCAGTCCTTCAAAAGATACATAAAAGTAGCTGCAGAAACATGTGACAGATCAGAAAAAGAGTGTAAGCATATGGAGCGATGTTCATTCTTTTGATTGCTTTCATAGGCTTCCCGCATCCTTGCCTTGAGACGACCCATAGTTCAATGAATCATGCCCAA
Coding sequences within it:
- the LOC125514237 gene encoding uncharacterized protein LOC125514237, giving the protein MGRLKARMREAYESNQKNEHRSICLHSFSDLSHVSAATFMYLLKDCYFYGTHKATAKFRILQQQVKRALNNDPQPGPFTYIVQCMYIIPLLGQSHAEGFSHMLISSLRHLKSVESVQKDFIDAKCLAARLVLDILASVVPHEERILVKLLETFDIELKDMAHAFCGSELGDEDLAAAREHLKQHVQYFMKSESYVTAVALMTRFSIQCCDESFLIKLIGSKQYKAAEEWAAFMGKEMIILIIQKYLDVKMLKSANELVKQYDLAEEFPDVNYLYKESSLKKLAEKGCWDVAEVRAKKDTKLMEYLVYLAMEAGYMEKVDELCERYSLEGYVKSLVPEEVMCQSDYLELKKLILEEIVWVDEINGLLSATSYIEACKIIGVDCEWKPNYEKGSRPNKVAIIQIASDKKAFIFDLIKLYEDDPKALDCCFRRIMCSSNILKLGYNLQCDLHQLSQSYGELLCFQSYEMLLDIQKLFKETTGGLSGLSKKILGAGLNKTRRNSDWEQRPLSQNQKEYAALDAAVLVHIFHHVRGQPQFGVNEGRQVEWKSHIVSRVNRARSPLRF